Part of the Oscillibacter hominis genome is shown below.
CGAAGATTACATCACAGGGAGGTTTGGATAATGAGGAACCAATTTGACCAGCAGTTAGAGCTGCTGAACGTGGAGCTGATCCGCATGGGGGCCCTCTGCGAGGAGGCGATCTCTGCCGCGGCAAAGGCGCTCTTAGATGGCGACGAAACCCTGGCCGAGGCAGCCAAGGCTTCCGAGCGGGAGATCGACGACAAGGAGCGATCCATTGAGTCCCTTTGCATGAAGCTCCTTTTGCAGCAGCAGCCGGTGGCCCGGGACCTGCGGGTGATCTCCTCGGCGCTGAAGATGATCTCCGACATGGAGCGCATCGGCGACCAGGCCGAGGACATCGCCGAGCTGACCCGGTATGTGAACCTGGTGTCCGCCTCCAGTCGGCTGCACATCGGCGACATGGCCCGCGCAACCATCCGCATGGTGACGGACAGCGTGGACTCCTTTGTCCACAAGGACCTGGCCCTTGCCCGGGCTGTGTACGGCGAGGACGATAAGGTGGACGCGCTGTTTTTGGAGGTCAAAAAGGAGATCATCGACCTGATCGCCGCCGACAGCTCCCAGGGGGAGTTAGGGCTGGACTTGCTGATGGTGGCCAAATATCTGGAGCGCATCGGCGATCACGCCACCAACATCGCCGAGTGGGTGGAGTATTCCCTCACTGGGACCCATCCCAAAAGTTAAGGCGGCGGGGAAGCTCCGCCGCGTAGAGGAGGACTTCCATGCTGAGCTTTGAAGAAGTAAAAAATAACCCGGAAATCCGCACGTATATTGAGCGGGCAGATGAGTCCCTGGCTGCCCTTGGCTTTACGGAGCACAGCTTTGCCCACGTGACCAAGGTGGCCGAGACGGCCCGCTATATCCTGGAGACGCTGGGCTACCCCGCCCGGGAGGTGGAGCTTGCGCGGATCGCCGGATACCTCCACGACATCGGGAACCTGGTCAACCGGGCGGACCACTCCCAAAGCGGTGCCGTGATGGCCTTTCGCATCCTGGATCACATGGACTGCCCGCCGGAGGAGATCGCCACCATCGTCACCGCCATCGGGAACCACGACGAGGGGACCGGCGTGGCGGTCAACGCCGTGGCAGCGGCGCTGATCCTGGCGGATAAGTCGGACGTGCGCAGAAGCCGTGTCCGGGCCACCGATCCGGCCCAGTTTGACATCCACGACCGGGTGAACTACTCGGTGGAGGAATCCCGGCTGGAGATCGAGCAGCCCTACATCTGGCTGCGGCTGCGCGTCGACACACGCTACGGCTCGCTGATGGATTACTTTGAGATTTTCATGCAGCGCATGATCCTTTGCCGCAAGGCCGCGGAGAAGCTGGGGCTTCAGTTTAAGCTGATGATCAACGGCCAGCAGCTGATCTGAGCATGCGATCAAGAAGGAAGGGGGCTTGTCATTGATCTACCTGGTGGAAGATGATGAGAGCATCCGGGATTTTATAATTTATACGCTGAAGAGCCAGGGGATGGAGGCCGCCGGGTTTGGCCTGCCCTCAAAGTTTTGGAAGGCCGTGGAGAACAAAGCGCCCTCCCTGGTGATCCTGGATTTGATGCTGCCGGAGGAGGATGGGCTTCACATCCTCAAGCGGCTGCGCGCCGCGCCCGGCACGGAGAAGACGCCCATCATCCTGCTCACGGCCAAGGGGACGGAGTACGACAAGGTGGTGGGGCTGGACGCCGGGGCCGACGACTATGTGGCCAAGCCCTTCGGCATGCTGGAGCTGCTGTCCCGGATCCGGGCCCTCCTGCGCCGCACGGAAAAGGCGCCTGGGGAATACCGGCTGGGCAGCTTGTATCTGTGCCCGGAAAAGCATGTAATCCGGGTGGATGGGGAAGACATCGTGCTGACTCAGAAGGAGTTCCAGATCCTCTGCCTGCTGGTGGAGAACCGGGGCGTGGTCTTCACCCGGGCCCAGCTCATCGACCGGGTCTGGGGATATGATTTTGACGGGGAGACCCGTACGGTGGATGTACATATCCGCACATTGCGGCAGAAGCTGAAAGCGTGCGGCGCGTACATTGAGACCGTCCGGGGATTCGGCTACAAAATAGGGGAAGGCGCATGACAAAACGAATCTTTCGCTCCATCGTCCTCTCTTCCGTGGCGGTTTTGCTGGCCTCCACGGCGCTGATTATGGGCGTGCTCTATGAGTATTTCACCGCCCGGCTGGAGGTGGAGCTGGCCACGGAGACCGGGTACATTGCCCAGGGCGTGCTGATGGAGGGGGAACGCTACCTGCGGGGCCTGAAGCCCGGTAACAGCCGCATCACCTGGGTCGATGCCGACGGAAGCGTGCTTTACGACAACCGGGAGGACGCCTCCACCATGGAAAACCACGCCGGCCGGGAGGAAATCCGGCAGGCGCTGGAGAGCGGAACGGGTTCCTCCTCCCGCTATTCTGACACGCTGTCCCAGCAGACCATCTACTATGCCCAGCGCCTTTCCGACAACACGGTGCTGCGCGTATCCAGCCAAAAGTATACCGTGTGGGTGCTGCTGCTGCAAATGCTCCAGCCGGCCATGTTCATTCTCTTAGCGGCGCTGGTTCTGGGACTGTTCCTGGCTTCCCGGCTGTCCCGGAAGATCATACGGCCCATCAACGCCCTGGACCTCCAGCATCCCGGGGAGGGGGAATGCTACGACGAGTTAGCGCCCCTCTTAGGCCGGATCCGCAGCCAGAACGAGGTGATCGGCAGGCAGATGGAGGAGCTGGGCCGCCGCCAGAAGGAGTTCATTGCCATCACGGAGAACATGAGCGAGGGGTTTTTGATCGTCGACCGGGCCACCAACATCCTGTCCTACAACTCCGCGGCTCTGCGGCTTCTGGAGGCCCAGGCGCCGGAGGGAGCCAGCATCCTGGCGCTGAACCGCAGCTGGGCGGTGCGCTCCGCCGTGGAATCCGCCTTGGCCGGCCGGCGCTGCGAGCAGCGCATGGAACAGGACGGCCGGGTGGAGCAGCTCATCGCCAACCCCGTGCGGGAGGGCCGGCAGGTCACCGGCGCGGTGCTGGTGATTCTGGACGTGACGGAGAAGGAGCAGCGGGAGGCGCTGCGCCGCGAATTCACCGCCAACGTGTCCCATGAACTGAAAACGCCGCTGACCTCCATCCTGGGCACGGCGGAGATTTTGGAAAACGGCATGGTGAAGAGCGAGGATGTGGGCCATTTTGCAGGCAACATCCGGAAAGAGGCCCAGCGGCTCATCGACCTGGTGGGAGACATCATCAAGCTCAGCCGCCTGGATGAGGGCGACAGCGGCGCCAAGTGGGAAGAGGTGGAGCTGCTGGCCCTGAGCCGGTCGGTGGCACGGCAGCTCTCCGACGCGGCACAGCGCGCCCGGGTTTCCCTCCGGGTGGAGGGAGAAGCGGCGGCGGTGCCCGGCGTGCGCCAGATCGTGGAGGAGATGCTCTACAACCTCTGTGACAACGCCGTGGCCTACAACCGCCCCGGCGGCAGCGTCACCGTGGAGGTGAGCAAAGAGGCGGACGGCGCCAGGGTCACTGTCAGCGACACCGGAACCGGAATCCCCAAAGACCAGCAAAGCCGAATTTTTGAGCGGTTTTACCGGGTGGACAAAAGCCGCAGCAGCAAAGGAACCGGCCTGGGGCTCTCCATTGTCAAGCACGGCGCTCTCTTTTTGGGCGCATCCGTGGAGGTGGAGAGCGAGGTGGGCCGGGGCAGCACATTCACCCTGCACTTCAAAGGATAAAAGAAAAAAAGCGCGGGACCGTACGGTCCCGCGCTTTTTAAGCTTCCCCGTCCAAAAGGGCCCGGAAGTGTTTAACTTCAAAAAAGGCGCTGAGCTTTTCCATGCTGGACATCAGCGCCGCCTTTTCCTCCTGATTCAGATGGGAGGCCACGGCCTGCACCATCTTCTGGTGGAAGCTGTCGTGGTAGGCGCACAGCTTTTCGCCGCGGGGCGTCAGTGTGAGGTAGACCGAACGCCCGTCGCTTTCGCTTTTCCGCTTGCGCAGACAATCCTTGGCCATCAGCTTATTGGCCGCGATGGTGACGGAGGAGGCAGTGATGTCCAGCGCCGCGGCCAGCTCGCTGACGGTGCAGCCCCCCGGGCGGCGGCCCATCGCGGCAATCAGGTGCAGCTCGCTGATGGTGATGTCCGCGTCGTGATTGCGGCGGATCATCTCCTCCTCCGCCTTTAAAATGCTGCCGAACACATTGACCAGGAAGTCATTGCACTCCTGTTCAAACTGATCCACACTCCGCACCTCCTGTCTCCCTGCAAAATAACATTCTGATTAAATCAAAAAAATATTAATTTGTCAATCTAAATATCTTGATTTTTTTTCATTTCCTGTTATGATGGGATAGATCGTTTGACAATCAAAGTACCTGCACGCTGAACGCAGCGGCAGATGACGGAGGTATCCATGGGAGTCAGAATCATTACCGACAGCACCTGTGATTTGGATTTTAAGACCCAGCAGGAACTGAATATTGAGGTGATCCCCCTCAGCGTGATCTTTGAAGACGGCATTTACCGCGATGGCGTGGAGATCAGCAAGGAGGCTTTTTACGAGAAGCAGGCCAGTGTCAAGGTGCTGCCAAAAACCGCCCAGGCCAACCCGGCGGAGTTTTGCGACGTGTTTGAGGAAAACCGGGAGGATGAGATTGTGGGCATCTTTCTCTCCTCCAAGCTGAGCGGCACCTTCCAGTCCGCCTGCATTGCCCGGGAGATGCTGGACGGCAGGCAGATCCATCTGGTGGATTCGCTGAATGTGACGGTGGGGCTGGGGCTGCTGGTCCGGCAGGCCGCCGCCATGCGGGAGCAGGGGCTCAGCGCCAGGGAGATTGCCGCGCGGATCGAGTCGCTGA
Proteins encoded:
- the phoU gene encoding phosphate signaling complex protein PhoU, with protein sequence MRNQFDQQLELLNVELIRMGALCEEAISAAAKALLDGDETLAEAAKASEREIDDKERSIESLCMKLLLQQQPVARDLRVISSALKMISDMERIGDQAEDIAELTRYVNLVSASSRLHIGDMARATIRMVTDSVDSFVHKDLALARAVYGEDDKVDALFLEVKKEIIDLIAADSSQGELGLDLLMVAKYLERIGDHATNIAEWVEYSLTGTHPKS
- a CDS encoding HD domain-containing protein produces the protein MLSFEEVKNNPEIRTYIERADESLAALGFTEHSFAHVTKVAETARYILETLGYPAREVELARIAGYLHDIGNLVNRADHSQSGAVMAFRILDHMDCPPEEIATIVTAIGNHDEGTGVAVNAVAAALILADKSDVRRSRVRATDPAQFDIHDRVNYSVEESRLEIEQPYIWLRLRVDTRYGSLMDYFEIFMQRMILCRKAAEKLGLQFKLMINGQQLI
- a CDS encoding response regulator transcription factor, yielding MIYLVEDDESIRDFIIYTLKSQGMEAAGFGLPSKFWKAVENKAPSLVILDLMLPEEDGLHILKRLRAAPGTEKTPIILLTAKGTEYDKVVGLDAGADDYVAKPFGMLELLSRIRALLRRTEKAPGEYRLGSLYLCPEKHVIRVDGEDIVLTQKEFQILCLLVENRGVVFTRAQLIDRVWGYDFDGETRTVDVHIRTLRQKLKACGAYIETVRGFGYKIGEGA
- a CDS encoding sensor histidine kinase, with the translated sequence MTKRIFRSIVLSSVAVLLASTALIMGVLYEYFTARLEVELATETGYIAQGVLMEGERYLRGLKPGNSRITWVDADGSVLYDNREDASTMENHAGREEIRQALESGTGSSSRYSDTLSQQTIYYAQRLSDNTVLRVSSQKYTVWVLLLQMLQPAMFILLAALVLGLFLASRLSRKIIRPINALDLQHPGEGECYDELAPLLGRIRSQNEVIGRQMEELGRRQKEFIAITENMSEGFLIVDRATNILSYNSAALRLLEAQAPEGASILALNRSWAVRSAVESALAGRRCEQRMEQDGRVEQLIANPVREGRQVTGAVLVILDVTEKEQREALRREFTANVSHELKTPLTSILGTAEILENGMVKSEDVGHFAGNIRKEAQRLIDLVGDIIKLSRLDEGDSGAKWEEVELLALSRSVARQLSDAAQRARVSLRVEGEAAAVPGVRQIVEEMLYNLCDNAVAYNRPGGSVTVEVSKEADGARVTVSDTGTGIPKDQQSRIFERFYRVDKSRSSKGTGLGLSIVKHGALFLGASVEVESEVGRGSTFTLHFKG
- a CDS encoding MarR family winged helix-turn-helix transcriptional regulator, whose protein sequence is MDQFEQECNDFLVNVFGSILKAEEEMIRRNHDADITISELHLIAAMGRRPGGCTVSELAAALDITASSVTIAANKLMAKDCLRKRKSESDGRSVYLTLTPRGEKLCAYHDSFHQKMVQAVASHLNQEEKAALMSSMEKLSAFFEVKHFRALLDGEA
- a CDS encoding DegV family protein, translated to MGVRIITDSTCDLDFKTQQELNIEVIPLSVIFEDGIYRDGVEISKEAFYEKQASVKVLPKTAQANPAEFCDVFEENREDEIVGIFLSSKLSGTFQSACIAREMLDGRQIHLVDSLNVTVGLGLLVRQAAAMREQGLSAREIAARIESLKRRVRFVAFVNTLKYLKMGGRIPASTAVFGTMLGISPVVSIENGKLESIGKVKGKQKILEFTTSFVNHHLIDYQYPVAFAHSHALETAAAYREKCCRAFHIENSVLDELGAVLGTHAGPGCYGMAYIERMK